A window of the Candidatus Omnitrophota bacterium genome harbors these coding sequences:
- a CDS encoding RtcB family protein, with protein sequence MKEGWKGPLEKIDDYRWRIPKSYQPGMRVPGMVYADEKLLKDIEKEQSLNQVANVAVLPGIVKHSLAMPDIHWGYGFCIGGVAATDIEAGGVISPGGVGFDINCGVRLMRTDLELAEVQARLTELVNGLFANVPCGVGVGGKIKTAGKDEENLLIKGARWAVERGCGWKEDLEVTEECGALKGADPSKLSERALERGRNQAGTLGSGNHFVEIQVIDEIYDERICSQLNLARGLITVMIHSGSRGLGYQVCDDYAKSMVRSLSKYNISVPDRQLACVPVNSPEGKSYIGAMACAANYAWANRQCLMHLTRKVFERIFNKGPKKLGMDLIYDVAHNIAKFERHKINGKEKLLCVHRKGATRAFPAGHRDIPPAYKEIGQPVIIPGDMGRNSYLLVGTEKAMEETFGTVCHGAGRVMSRTAAVRSIKSWVLEKELKDKGIVVRAKGRATLAEEAPQAYKNINDVVNVVHKAGIGKKVCRMRPLGVIKG encoded by the coding sequence ATGAAGGAAGGGTGGAAGGGGCCGTTAGAAAAAATAGATGATTATCGCTGGCGCATACCCAAGAGCTATCAGCCGGGGATGCGTGTGCCGGGAATGGTTTATGCCGATGAGAAGCTGTTAAAAGACATCGAGAAAGAGCAGTCCCTTAACCAGGTAGCCAACGTAGCGGTCCTGCCGGGAATAGTCAAACATTCCCTGGCAATGCCTGATATTCATTGGGGGTATGGTTTTTGCATTGGCGGAGTAGCGGCTACGGACATTGAGGCCGGCGGAGTAATTTCACCGGGAGGGGTTGGTTTTGACATCAATTGCGGTGTGAGGCTGATGCGCACTGATTTGGAATTGGCTGAAGTGCAAGCCCGGCTTACAGAATTGGTTAACGGCCTTTTTGCCAATGTCCCCTGCGGAGTAGGGGTGGGCGGTAAGATAAAAACCGCCGGTAAAGACGAGGAGAACCTTTTGATAAAGGGCGCCCGTTGGGCTGTGGAAAGAGGGTGTGGCTGGAAGGAGGATCTGGAGGTGACTGAAGAATGTGGGGCATTAAAAGGCGCAGATCCCTCTAAGCTTTCAGAAAGGGCGTTAGAAAGAGGCAGGAACCAGGCAGGAACCCTTGGTTCGGGGAATCACTTTGTAGAAATACAAGTAATCGATGAGATATATGATGAGCGGATATGCTCTCAGCTTAATTTAGCCAGGGGATTGATAACAGTTATGATTCATTCCGGTTCAAGGGGCCTGGGATATCAGGTCTGCGATGATTATGCTAAAAGCATGGTCAGATCCCTGTCTAAATATAATATTAGTGTTCCTGACCGCCAGCTTGCCTGCGTGCCGGTGAATTCTCCTGAAGGCAAGTCGTATATCGGGGCTATGGCTTGCGCGGCCAATTATGCCTGGGCAAACAGGCAGTGCCTTATGCATTTAACCAGGAAAGTATTTGAAAGAATTTTTAATAAAGGCCCTAAAAAATTAGGCATGGATCTTATTTACGATGTTGCTCATAATATTGCCAAATTCGAAAGGCACAAAATTAACGGGAAGGAAAAACTTCTTTGTGTTCATAGAAAAGGCGCGACCCGGGCTTTTCCGGCAGGCCATCGGGATATTCCGCCGGCATATAAAGAAATAGGCCAGCCGGTAATTATTCCCGGTGATATGGGTAGGAACTCCTATCTTTTAGTGGGCACCGAGAAGGCAATGGAGGAGACATTCGGAACAGTATGCCACGGCGCGGGCAGAGTTATGAGCCGGACAGCAGCGGTCAGGTCTATTAAAAGCTGGGTGTTGGAAAAGGAGCTGAAAGATAAAGGGATTGTTGTCCGTGCCAAGGGAAGAGCTACCCTGGCAGAAGAAGCGCCCCAGGCATATAAAAACATAAATGATGTAGTGAATGTGGTTCATAAAGCCGGTATTGGCAAAAAGGTTTGCCGAATGAGGCCGTTAGGGGTGATAAAAGGCTGA
- a CDS encoding archease, whose protein sequence is MIEDRSTYPNGHDQLKAHILTGTNNSKPKSRGYELIDHTADIGIKAYGKNLKKLFVNAACGMFGILADLKNVRKEKEVEIKLEAPDVEELFLLWLGELLYQLNGKGIILKEFLIEELTGKRLVARVTGEKLNLKRHCLKTEIKAVTYHGLKVRKIKDAWQAEVIFDV, encoded by the coding sequence ATAATAGAAGACAGAAGCACATATCCTAACGGGCACGACCAGCTCAAAGCTCATATTCTAACGGGCACAAACAACTCAAAGCCCAAGAGCCGAGGATACGAACTCATAGACCATACTGCTGATATCGGAATCAAAGCGTACGGGAAAAATTTGAAGAAATTGTTTGTTAACGCTGCCTGCGGGATGTTTGGAATCCTGGCGGATCTAAAAAATGTTCGCAAAGAGAAAGAGGTTGAGATAAAATTAGAGGCTCCCGACGTTGAGGAGCTTTTTTTGTTATGGCTGGGCGAACTTCTCTATCAACTTAACGGCAAGGGAATAATCCTTAAAGAGTTTTTGATCGAAGAGTTGACCGGAAAGAGGCTTGTTGCCCGGGTGACAGGAGAGAAGTTGAACCTAAAAAGACACTGTTTAAAAACAGAGATCAAAGCAGTAACCTATCATGGGCTTAAGGTGCGAAAAATTAAAGACGCATGGCAGGCAGAGGTGATATTTGACGTATGA
- the serS gene encoding serine--tRNA ligase, translated as MLDIKFIKENEQIVNKSLKDRGIKIGIDILLDLYEKRKTLLIKAEDLKYKKNLASAEIANLVREKKDSRAKIDSMKVISQKIKGIDKKVGELGQKIREISLTIPNIPHPSVPVGSEPAANKIVRQHKDLPKLKFEPRTHLEIGEALGIMDFGRASKLVGSHFSLFKGQGAKLERALINFMLDLHTRKHNYVEIWPPSLVNRSSMTGTGQLPKLEEDMYRLKDEDYFLVPTAEVPLTNIHQNEILKEDDLPIYYTAYTPCFRREAGSYGKETKGLVRVHQFDKVELVKFVRPESSSDELESLLKDAQKVLELLELPYRVVLLPTRGISFAAAKCYDLEVWAPGIKRWLEVSSCSMFNDFQARRANIKYKPKTGAKPQYVHTLNGSGVALARTVAALLENFQQRDGNVKLPKALVPYMDGRNKIE; from the coding sequence ATGTTGGATATAAAATTTATCAAAGAAAACGAACAAATAGTAAACAAGTCTTTAAAAGACCGGGGAATAAAAATTGGTATAGATATCCTGTTGGATTTGTACGAGAAGAGAAAAACTTTATTGATCAAGGCGGAGGATCTTAAATACAAAAAGAACCTGGCTTCAGCAGAGATAGCCAATCTTGTTAGGGAGAAAAAGGATAGCCGGGCCAAAATAGACTCAATGAAGGTCATTTCCCAAAAAATAAAGGGCATAGATAAGAAAGTAGGAGAACTTGGGCAGAAAATCCGAGAAATTAGCCTTACAATCCCAAATATACCTCATCCTTCAGTACCTGTGGGCTCTGAGCCTGCAGCCAACAAGATAGTCAGGCAACACAAGGATTTACCAAAGCTTAAGTTTGAGCCAAGGACCCATCTGGAAATAGGAGAAGCACTGGGAATCATGGATTTTGGCCGGGCCAGCAAACTGGTGGGTTCTCATTTTAGCCTGTTTAAAGGCCAGGGTGCAAAACTGGAAAGGGCGCTGATAAATTTTATGCTTGATTTGCACACCAGAAAGCATAACTATGTTGAGATCTGGCCGCCCTCTCTTGTTAACCGCAGCTCAATGACCGGCACAGGACAATTGCCGAAATTAGAAGAAGATATGTATCGGTTAAAAGATGAGGATTATTTCCTGGTACCGACAGCTGAGGTTCCGTTGACTAACATTCACCAGAATGAAATCTTAAAAGAGGATGATTTGCCTATTTATTATACTGCTTATACCCCTTGTTTTAGACGGGAGGCCGGTTCTTACGGAAAAGAAACCAAAGGCCTGGTTAGGGTCCATCAGTTTGACAAGGTAGAGTTGGTAAAGTTTGTAAGGCCCGAGAGTTCTTCCGACGAATTAGAATCCCTGCTTAAGGATGCGCAGAAGGTGTTAGAGCTCCTGGAGCTTCCCTATCGCGTTGTGCTTCTTCCCACCCGGGGCATTAGCTTTGCGGCTGCTAAGTGCTATGACTTAGAGGTATGGGCCCCGGGCATCAAGCGCTGGCTGGAGGTATCCAGCTGTTCTATGTTTAACGATTTTCAGGCCCGGCGCGCAAATATAAAGTATAAACCCAAGACCGGCGCTAAACCGCAGTACGTTCATACGCTTAATGGGTCAGGTGTTGCCTTGGCCAGAACAGTGGCGGCGCTGCTGGAGAACTTTCAACAGCGCGATGGAAACGTTAAGCTGCCTAAGGCCCTTGTGCCGTATATGGATGGCCGGAATAAGATAGAATGA